In Gimesia benthica, a single window of DNA contains:
- a CDS encoding efflux RND transporter periplasmic adaptor subunit yields the protein MNQSKLKQNWIWILFFLILIPVGLLAWKTQQQWMPAVNGMAENGKSKTESGEHGAEEDHHDHDHAGHEESTSLELTPQARKNIGLTEEKVIPVKLQAFTRTLTIPAIVVEVPGKTRVKVVAPMTGIITNVNVIEGEAVQPGRELFKIRLTHEDLVQAQADFLKTLGELDVEDKEIARIKEITDKGVIAGKVLLEREYAKEKLEAILKAQREALLLHGFSEGQVDQIRDNRRLIKEHQVYAPQLHGQSGEVQLPNMAIQRISAPAPDSQGPVNARHKSIFIVQSLNISKGDFVQAGDTLCVLADYSDLYLKGQAFEQEADELTRCLENGWSVEAIQEINNKNKELIKNLQIDYLDNQIETDARIFSVFVDLPNKVEHENVRSDGERFITWRFKPGQRMQLRIPVETWKKQIVVPVEAIATEGAESFVFQENGDHFDRRPVHVLYKDQLWAVIQNDGAIFPGDKIALTGAHQMQMALKNKAGGAVDPHAGHNH from the coding sequence AAAACGGAAAATCAAAAACGGAATCGGGCGAGCATGGAGCGGAAGAGGATCATCATGACCACGATCACGCGGGGCATGAGGAATCGACCTCTCTGGAACTGACTCCCCAGGCACGCAAGAATATCGGCCTGACCGAGGAAAAAGTCATTCCGGTGAAGCTGCAGGCGTTCACGCGCACATTGACCATTCCAGCGATTGTCGTCGAAGTACCCGGTAAGACCCGCGTGAAAGTCGTAGCTCCAATGACCGGAATCATCACCAATGTGAATGTGATCGAAGGTGAAGCGGTGCAGCCCGGTCGGGAACTCTTCAAGATCCGCTTGACCCATGAAGACCTGGTGCAGGCACAGGCTGACTTCCTCAAGACGCTGGGGGAACTCGATGTCGAAGACAAGGAAATCGCCCGGATTAAGGAAATTACGGATAAGGGTGTTATCGCCGGTAAGGTCCTGCTGGAACGCGAGTATGCCAAAGAAAAACTGGAAGCAATTCTGAAAGCCCAACGAGAGGCACTGCTGCTGCACGGTTTCTCCGAAGGTCAGGTCGACCAGATCCGTGATAACCGTCGGCTGATTAAAGAACATCAGGTGTATGCCCCTCAGCTGCACGGTCAGTCGGGAGAAGTCCAACTGCCTAACATGGCAATTCAACGGATCTCAGCACCCGCACCCGATTCGCAGGGACCTGTCAACGCGCGTCACAAATCCATCTTCATCGTGCAGTCGTTGAATATCAGCAAAGGGGACTTCGTCCAGGCAGGCGATACGCTGTGTGTGTTGGCCGATTACAGTGACCTGTATCTCAAAGGACAGGCATTTGAACAGGAAGCCGATGAATTAACGCGTTGTCTGGAAAATGGCTGGTCTGTCGAAGCGATTCAGGAAATCAATAACAAAAATAAAGAGCTGATTAAAAACCTGCAGATCGATTACCTGGACAACCAGATCGAAACCGATGCACGCATCTTTTCGGTCTTTGTCGATCTGCCGAATAAGGTCGAGCATGAAAACGTACGCTCGGATGGAGAACGCTTCATCACCTGGCGTTTCAAGCCGGGACAGAGGATGCAGCTGCGGATTCCGGTGGAAACCTGGAAGAAGCAGATTGTCGTCCCCGTGGAAGCAATCGCGACCGAAGGAGCAGAGAGTTTTGTTTTCCAGGAGAACGGCGATCACTTTGATCGGCGTCCGGTGCACGTCCTGTATAAGGATCAGCTCTGGGCCGTCATTCAGAACGATGGCGCGATTTTCCCCGGAGACAAAATTGCACTCACGGGAGCACATCAGATGCAGATGGCTTTGAAAAATAAGGCCGGTGGTGCGGTCGATCCCCACGCGGGACACAACCACTGA
- a CDS encoding DUF1501 domain-containing protein, with protein MKQKSSLNQAETGSRREFLKLGLGGLSLPALYQLQAAQAANAGAPAGNKERTAIILVWCRGGVSHLDTFDPKPEAPSDYRGPYSPIATKTEGLYLSELLPRCAQISDKFTVLRSITHTGGGHPAGSLQVLGGDPDRVDKRKPKLPDWMSVANFLRRDPNKVLPNYVGVNAITNYDSFQIAGPTYLGPGAGPFQIQGDPSKPEFKVPNIGLSDAQQSERLAKRISLRQQFDQLRRDLDLEGAMQAMDQFEAQATSLLTSKQAAQAFDLTQEPQHIRDRYGMHQWGQQCLMARRLVEAGVEIITTELSGPLCGRVSNWDDHAVNHHVFDAIKYRAPFFDQAVTALIEDIYARGLDKRVLVIVGGEFGRTPRISYSKSTGGGIGSGSAGTTQPGRDHWPNANSMLFAGGNIQTGQIIGATDAKGEGPIARAVGPHDFLATIYSHLGIDYANTFLPDFSGRPTPIVMHGQAIPELAGRA; from the coding sequence ATGAAGCAGAAATCGTCGCTAAATCAGGCCGAGACAGGTTCACGACGTGAGTTTCTCAAGCTGGGGCTGGGAGGCCTGTCTCTACCGGCGCTCTACCAGTTACAGGCGGCTCAGGCAGCCAATGCAGGAGCACCAGCCGGTAATAAAGAACGAACTGCCATCATTCTGGTCTGGTGCCGCGGTGGTGTGAGTCATCTGGATACATTCGATCCCAAGCCGGAAGCCCCCTCCGATTATCGTGGTCCCTATTCGCCGATCGCGACAAAAACCGAAGGCCTGTATCTGAGCGAACTGCTCCCCCGTTGTGCACAAATCTCCGACAAATTCACTGTCCTGCGGTCCATCACCCATACCGGCGGCGGTCATCCCGCTGGATCATTGCAGGTTCTGGGAGGCGATCCCGATCGCGTCGATAAACGCAAGCCCAAGCTGCCCGACTGGATGTCGGTCGCCAACTTTCTCCGCCGGGATCCGAATAAAGTACTGCCCAATTATGTGGGCGTGAACGCGATTACAAACTACGATAGCTTTCAGATTGCCGGCCCCACCTATCTGGGACCCGGAGCCGGTCCGTTTCAGATTCAGGGGGATCCCAGCAAACCTGAATTCAAGGTCCCCAACATTGGTCTGTCAGACGCCCAGCAGTCGGAACGACTGGCAAAGCGAATCAGTCTGCGACAACAGTTTGACCAGCTGCGTCGAGATCTCGACCTGGAAGGGGCCATGCAAGCCATGGATCAGTTCGAAGCCCAGGCAACGAGCCTGCTGACCAGCAAACAGGCGGCACAGGCATTCGATCTGACACAGGAACCTCAACACATTCGTGACCGATACGGAATGCATCAATGGGGACAACAGTGCCTGATGGCGCGTCGCCTGGTGGAAGCGGGCGTGGAAATTATCACAACCGAGCTTTCCGGGCCTCTGTGCGGACGCGTTTCCAACTGGGACGACCATGCGGTCAATCACCACGTGTTCGATGCAATTAAATACCGGGCACCGTTCTTCGACCAGGCCGTAACCGCTCTGATTGAGGACATCTATGCTCGTGGACTCGATAAACGGGTACTCGTGATTGTCGGGGGAGAATTCGGACGAACCCCCCGCATCTCCTACTCGAAAAGTACCGGGGGCGGCATCGGCAGTGGCAGTGCCGGCACGACACAACCCGGTCGCGACCACTGGCCCAACGCGAATTCGATGCTCTTTGCCGGCGGAAACATTCAGACTGGCCAGATCATTGGTGCCACTGATGCCAAAGGGGAAGGACCAATTGCCCGCGCCGTCGGACCTCACGATTTCCTGGCGACCATCTATTCGCACCTCGGCATTGATTATGCGAATACCTTCCTGCCCGATTTCTCCGGTCGTCCTACGCCGATCGTCATGCATGGCCAGGCGATTCCGGAACTGGCGGGGCGTGCCTGA
- a CDS encoding efflux RND transporter permease subunit: MLNAIIRFSLKQRHLTLAFSLFLIGFGTWQALNMAIDVFPNLNRPRVVVMTEAPGMAPEEVESLITFPLETALNGATGVQAVRSSSGVGISVIYVEFEWGTDIYNDRQVVNERLQLVTDRLPEGIKPQLAPISSIMGQIMMLGMWSEGDETSPLEVRTLADWVVRQRLLTIPGVSQVFTMGGGRKQFQVLVNPEALIKYGITLHDVREACQESNLNTTGGYLDEQGPNEFLVRALGRIQTLDDLKKVVVTRQEGRPIVLSQVARVTEGAQVKRGDSSAFVKQEDGSFAGGPAVVLTVNKQPNADTRRVTNDVLQALEELKPSLPKDIRIQPELYSQKSFIDRSIENVIEALRDGGILVVIILFLFLMNFRTTFITLTAIPLSIAITAIIFAVFGLSINTMTLGGLAVAIGELVDDAIVDVENIFRRLQENRYRENPKPTLLVVFQASCEIRNSIVFGTVIVVLVFLPLFALSGMEGRLFTPLGVAYIVSILSSLLVSLTLTPVLSYWLLGKKFGSPVQKSDKEKASEHSHKDGPLLRLLKWGAGLVIGFSIRFAKPLLMLGIISVLIAGLFLIQLEQDFLPPFNEGVAQLNVVLPPGTSLKKSNEIARTVMDQLKKIKGVAAFSRRTGRAELDEHAEGVNVSEYIISFDPESGRGREAVLEEIRHSMESIPGIVISVEQPLAHLISHMISGVKAQVGVKIYGEDLTILRTTAQKLGTAMRSVPGVTDVLVEPQVEIPQLQIKLNRDKLKLYGLTPAYVNEYVQTAMNGMVVSQVLQGQRTFDLLIRMDEQYREDRETLKRLSINLPGGGTTPLSSVAEITESSGPNTINREKVQKRIIVQCNVSGRGLVDVVQDIQAKQKPIIQKLPAGYFVEYSGQFENQQTASRLISILFVVSMLGVFLVLFTMFHSVNFSLQVMAALPMAFIGSVIALVITGQTLTIAAMVGFISLGGIASRNGILLLNHYLHLVKYEGESWTREMIIRAGQERLAPVLMTALTSGIGLVPLAMAQGEAGKEILYPVATVIIGGLLSSTILEFFIRPALFWSFGREAGARIVERGTEEIPLLEESEEQMAAITH; this comes from the coding sequence ATGCTCAATGCAATTATACGTTTTTCACTGAAACAGCGGCACCTGACGCTGGCCTTCTCCCTGTTCCTGATCGGATTCGGAACATGGCAGGCACTGAATATGGCCATCGATGTGTTTCCCAACCTCAACCGCCCGCGAGTGGTGGTGATGACGGAAGCACCAGGCATGGCGCCCGAAGAAGTCGAATCATTGATTACCTTTCCCCTGGAAACCGCCCTCAACGGTGCTACCGGTGTGCAGGCCGTGAGGAGTTCCTCCGGCGTGGGGATCTCGGTGATCTATGTCGAATTCGAATGGGGCACCGATATCTACAACGACCGGCAGGTCGTCAACGAACGTCTGCAACTGGTCACCGATCGTCTGCCTGAAGGCATCAAGCCACAGCTGGCGCCGATCTCCTCCATCATGGGGCAGATCATGATGCTCGGGATGTGGAGTGAAGGGGATGAGACTTCGCCCCTGGAAGTCCGGACCCTGGCGGACTGGGTGGTTCGTCAGCGGCTGTTGACGATTCCCGGTGTCTCCCAGGTGTTTACGATGGGGGGCGGACGCAAGCAGTTCCAGGTCCTCGTCAATCCGGAAGCCCTGATCAAATACGGGATCACGCTGCACGATGTGCGGGAGGCCTGCCAGGAAAGTAACCTGAATACGACCGGGGGTTACCTGGACGAACAGGGCCCCAACGAATTTCTGGTACGGGCACTGGGCCGGATCCAGACGCTGGACGATCTGAAGAAAGTCGTCGTGACTCGCCAGGAAGGACGTCCGATTGTGCTCTCCCAGGTGGCCCGGGTAACCGAAGGTGCACAGGTGAAACGGGGGGACAGTTCCGCATTCGTCAAGCAGGAGGACGGCTCCTTTGCCGGCGGACCGGCGGTGGTGCTGACCGTCAATAAACAACCCAATGCCGACACGCGACGGGTGACCAACGATGTGCTCCAGGCACTGGAAGAGCTCAAGCCTTCGCTTCCCAAAGACATTCGAATTCAGCCGGAACTCTACTCGCAGAAATCATTCATCGACCGTTCCATTGAGAATGTGATCGAAGCCCTGCGGGACGGGGGCATTCTGGTGGTGATTATTCTGTTTCTGTTCCTGATGAACTTCCGCACGACGTTTATTACCCTCACAGCGATTCCCTTATCGATTGCCATCACGGCGATTATTTTCGCTGTCTTCGGATTATCAATTAATACGATGACGTTGGGAGGCCTGGCGGTGGCCATCGGAGAACTCGTGGATGACGCAATTGTGGATGTAGAGAATATTTTCCGCCGCTTACAGGAGAACCGTTATCGCGAGAACCCCAAGCCGACATTGCTGGTCGTCTTTCAGGCCAGTTGTGAAATCCGGAATTCCATTGTCTTTGGAACCGTGATTGTTGTGCTGGTATTCTTGCCTCTGTTTGCATTATCTGGGATGGAAGGACGCCTGTTTACACCCCTGGGTGTGGCATATATCGTGTCGATCCTGTCATCACTGCTGGTTTCTCTGACGCTGACTCCCGTGCTGTCTTACTGGCTGCTCGGTAAGAAATTCGGTTCGCCCGTTCAGAAATCGGATAAAGAAAAAGCGAGTGAGCACTCTCACAAGGATGGACCGCTGCTTCGTCTTCTGAAATGGGGCGCGGGGCTGGTCATCGGCTTCAGTATCCGTTTTGCCAAACCTCTGCTGATGTTGGGGATTATCAGTGTACTGATCGCGGGTCTGTTCCTGATACAACTCGAACAGGACTTTCTGCCCCCCTTTAACGAAGGGGTCGCGCAGTTAAATGTGGTTCTGCCTCCGGGAACCTCTTTGAAGAAATCGAATGAAATCGCCAGAACGGTGATGGATCAATTAAAGAAGATCAAAGGTGTGGCTGCCTTTTCCCGTCGCACCGGCCGGGCGGAACTCGACGAACATGCCGAAGGGGTGAACGTCTCGGAATACATTATCTCGTTTGATCCGGAGTCAGGACGGGGACGTGAAGCGGTACTCGAAGAGATCCGGCATTCGATGGAGTCGATTCCCGGAATTGTGATCTCCGTGGAACAACCGCTGGCGCACCTGATCTCTCATATGATCTCCGGCGTCAAAGCTCAGGTCGGGGTTAAAATATATGGCGAGGATCTGACCATTCTGCGGACGACTGCTCAAAAATTGGGAACCGCGATGCGTTCGGTGCCTGGAGTGACCGACGTACTGGTTGAGCCACAGGTGGAGATCCCGCAACTGCAGATCAAACTCAACCGGGATAAGTTGAAACTGTATGGACTGACGCCCGCGTATGTGAATGAATATGTGCAGACCGCTATGAACGGGATGGTGGTTTCCCAGGTATTGCAGGGGCAACGGACTTTTGATCTGTTGATCCGCATGGACGAGCAGTACCGCGAAGACCGGGAGACGTTGAAACGGCTTTCGATCAATTTGCCTGGCGGTGGTACAACGCCGCTGTCCTCGGTCGCGGAGATTACGGAATCGTCCGGGCCCAATACGATCAACCGGGAAAAGGTTCAGAAGCGGATCATCGTACAATGTAACGTGTCCGGTCGTGGCCTGGTCGACGTGGTACAGGACATTCAGGCGAAACAGAAGCCGATTATTCAGAAGCTCCCCGCAGGCTATTTTGTGGAATACAGCGGGCAGTTCGAGAATCAGCAGACAGCCTCTCGACTGATTTCGATCCTGTTTGTGGTTTCGATGCTGGGTGTCTTCCTGGTGCTGTTTACGATGTTCCATTCCGTTAATTTCTCACTGCAGGTGATGGCGGCACTGCCGATGGCCTTCATCGGTTCGGTGATTGCCCTGGTTATCACGGGACAGACCCTGACCATCGCAGCCATGGTTGGTTTTATCTCTTTGGGGGGGATTGCCTCCCGGAACGGAATTCTGCTGCTCAACCATTATCTGCACCTGGTGAAATACGAAGGCGAAAGCTGGACGCGCGAAATGATAATTCGGGCAGGTCAGGAACGCCTGGCGCCTGTGCTGATGACGGCATTAACCTCGGGCATCGGCCTGGTTCCCCTGGCGATGGCGCAGGGAGAAGCCGGTAAGGAAATTCTGTACCCGGTCGCGACGGTGATCATCGGTGGGCTGCTCAGCAGTACGATTCTGGAGTTCTTCATACGTCCTGCTCTGTTCTGGAGTTTTGGACGCGAGGCCGGAGCACGGATTGTCGAACGGGGGACGGAAGAAATTCCCCTGCTGGAAGAAAGCGAAGAACAGATGGCTGCGATCACACATTAA
- a CDS encoding CRTAC1 family protein yields the protein MSLRGVPIQQLRLFIVPLCLLLSSCASEQPAETVSTEQESSAPVASSICFEEITGQTGVDFKYRNDEESGNLSILESIGGGVAVWDYDLDGRLDLFFPGGGMLFKDQQPQGLPSALYRQLADETYQNQTTPAGIGASPHYSHGCTVADFDNDGFPDLVVTGYGGISCWHNLGDGTFEEVSQEAGLIDPHWSSSAGWGDLNGDGAVDLYVAHYVDWSIENHPSCASSSGTRDVCPPRRFNGVDDIVFYSNGDGTFRDASREAALVPKGKGLGVILGDVDLDQDTDIYVGNDTTDNFLYLNDGEGKLEESALSRGVAVDDQAVPNGSMGVDLGDYNGDGKPDLWVANYESEAFALYKNIGAGQFLYASRETGVNSIGNLFVGFGTRFGDFDSDGDEDIVVSNGHAIHFPQHATVRQLPLLLENQQAKFQRLSFPKSSYLGQQHYGRGLATGDLDNDGDLDVVFANCNERAAILKNCSESKGSWVQIRLIGTKTNRNAIGATVVFHTSQGDTFRYVTGGGSYLSQSAYKVHAGLPEGAELLGVTVYWPSGKVNEIQSITSLSQMYNLIE from the coding sequence TTGTCTTTACGAGGTGTTCCCATTCAGCAGCTTCGTTTGTTCATTGTTCCGCTGTGCCTGCTTCTGAGTAGTTGTGCTTCAGAGCAACCGGCCGAGACAGTATCCACCGAGCAGGAATCTTCTGCGCCTGTTGCATCGTCAATTTGCTTTGAAGAAATCACAGGTCAGACGGGCGTCGACTTTAAGTACCGCAACGATGAAGAATCCGGGAACCTGTCGATTCTGGAATCTATCGGCGGCGGAGTTGCCGTCTGGGACTATGATCTGGATGGCCGTCTCGATCTGTTCTTTCCGGGAGGAGGAATGCTTTTCAAAGATCAGCAGCCGCAAGGGTTGCCTTCCGCGCTCTACCGACAGCTTGCAGACGAGACGTATCAGAATCAGACCACTCCTGCCGGTATTGGTGCCAGCCCGCATTACTCACATGGCTGTACGGTCGCAGATTTCGACAATGATGGTTTTCCGGATCTGGTTGTGACCGGATACGGCGGCATCTCGTGCTGGCATAATCTCGGAGATGGAACGTTTGAAGAAGTATCGCAAGAGGCAGGCTTAATCGATCCCCACTGGAGTTCCTCTGCAGGTTGGGGAGATCTCAATGGAGATGGGGCAGTCGATTTGTACGTGGCGCATTACGTCGACTGGTCAATTGAAAATCATCCCTCGTGTGCGTCATCCTCCGGAACGCGCGATGTCTGTCCTCCCCGACGGTTTAACGGGGTGGACGATATTGTGTTCTACAGCAACGGTGACGGCACGTTCCGCGATGCCAGCCGGGAAGCGGCGCTGGTACCCAAAGGCAAAGGGTTGGGAGTGATCCTGGGGGATGTTGATCTCGACCAGGATACCGACATTTATGTTGGCAACGACACCACCGATAACTTCCTCTATCTCAATGACGGAGAGGGAAAACTCGAGGAGTCAGCATTGAGTCGGGGTGTGGCCGTAGACGATCAGGCAGTACCCAATGGCAGCATGGGCGTCGACCTGGGAGATTACAACGGCGACGGAAAACCCGATCTCTGGGTGGCGAACTATGAGTCGGAAGCATTTGCGCTGTATAAAAACATCGGGGCAGGGCAGTTCCTGTATGCCAGCCGGGAAACGGGTGTGAATTCAATTGGAAATCTGTTTGTCGGATTCGGTACCCGGTTTGGTGATTTTGATTCTGACGGTGATGAAGACATCGTGGTTTCCAACGGCCACGCCATCCATTTTCCCCAGCATGCTACCGTGCGCCAATTACCTCTGTTGCTAGAGAATCAACAGGCAAAATTTCAGCGCTTATCGTTTCCGAAGTCGTCCTATCTGGGACAACAACACTATGGTCGCGGGTTGGCCACTGGTGACCTCGACAACGATGGTGATCTCGATGTGGTGTTTGCGAATTGCAACGAACGAGCCGCGATACTGAAAAACTGCTCTGAATCGAAGGGAAGTTGGGTTCAAATTCGCTTGATCGGTACTAAAACCAATCGAAATGCAATTGGAGCGACAGTCGTCTTTCATACTTCCCAGGGAGATACATTCCGGTATGTGACAGGGGGCGGAAGTTATCTCTCTCAAAGTGCTTATAAGGTGCATGCAGGACTACCTGAGGGAGCGGAGTTATTGGGTGTCACAGTCTACTGGCCATCTGGCAAAGTAAATGAAATACAAAGTATCACCTCCTTAAGTCAAATGTACAATTTGATAGAGTAG
- a CDS encoding DUF1559 domain-containing protein, whose product MKRLAWRRGFTLIELLVVIAIIAILIALLLPAVQQAREAARRSTCKNNLKQLGLAMHNYHDAHGMFPIANAPSVRDSCTGGCAWRAMSAQALMLPYMDQANIYNQINWSLRYDEAPNTTVQNTRIPAFLCPSDLKWAGGDPGNNYCVSAGPSKWWRVGVAHQVGVFNFSKPTRISDILDGTSNTIAAGERTVGDNNSGKFSLHTDLVRAQAFPSGFADSYPTKAALDAYGTQALTGTSNTHSHVNREWMNGVGGQTVFNTLNPPNSPNPDAHPCGGCGWYDSAGVWSARSRHTGGAHVLLADGSVRFASDNIDINVWQHLGSAIGGETIGEW is encoded by the coding sequence ATGAAGCGCTTAGCGTGGCGTCGAGGTTTTACACTCATTGAGTTGCTGGTGGTGATTGCCATTATTGCAATTCTGATTGCACTGCTGCTACCCGCAGTACAGCAGGCACGTGAAGCAGCCCGCCGATCTACATGTAAGAACAACCTGAAGCAGCTCGGGTTGGCCATGCACAATTACCATGATGCTCATGGTATGTTTCCGATTGCAAATGCACCTTCCGTTCGCGATTCCTGTACGGGTGGGTGTGCTTGGCGTGCGATGAGTGCTCAGGCACTGATGCTGCCTTACATGGACCAGGCTAATATCTATAACCAAATCAACTGGAGCCTCCGCTACGATGAAGCTCCTAACACTACAGTGCAGAACACACGGATTCCTGCCTTCCTGTGTCCTTCAGACCTCAAGTGGGCTGGCGGCGATCCAGGAAATAACTACTGTGTGAGTGCCGGTCCTTCCAAGTGGTGGCGTGTGGGTGTCGCACATCAGGTTGGTGTGTTTAACTTCAGCAAGCCGACTCGCATCAGCGATATCCTGGATGGTACTTCCAACACCATCGCTGCCGGCGAACGTACCGTGGGTGACAATAACAGTGGTAAGTTCAGTCTGCACACAGACCTCGTCCGTGCGCAGGCGTTTCCCAGTGGCTTTGCAGATTCCTATCCCACCAAAGCAGCACTGGATGCATACGGGACCCAGGCTCTGACCGGGACCAGTAACACTCACAGTCACGTTAACCGCGAATGGATGAATGGTGTAGGGGGGCAGACCGTCTTCAATACGCTGAACCCGCCGAACTCACCGAATCCGGATGCCCACCCCTGTGGTGGTTGTGGCTGGTACGATTCGGCCGGAGTCTGGTCTGCTCGCAGTCGCCACACCGGTGGCGCACATGTGCTGCTGGCCGATGGTTCGGTTCGCTTTGCCAGTGATAACATTGACATCAACGTCTGGCAGCATCTCGGCTCCGCCATCGGCGGCGAGACGATTGGCGAATGGTAA
- a CDS encoding tetratricopeptide repeat protein encodes MAAPEVQSEISEPSVPRRRVVKVLAALVVLVVVGVFWGKTAWINFCQWQAESQLADRHTEAALQWITRAYEADTENPETLLIMARAHRRSSQIESAVEDLTRLYQITGNTEDLQREQWLVEAQVGDLQNLEQHLADMLIDPRGRAPDICETFVNSCVLNYRFHDAKRVLEVWQADFPEDPLPHYYRGRILEHEGDWNQAVTEFEAALKRDPEHIPSAYNLARIRLAQNQAEAALKNYRSITEIQPDHAAALVGTAICLRMQQEVDEARETLAKAQAIPEARRQKDFQRVGDPAYEARSTISREQGQLELAAGNYEQALVHLQEALARNPKDRKARLALANALRGQGKLEEAQEQLKIVEETQQAVKRLDECFDQLHKDLENAELRAEIGTIFLKYISEDQGIVWLKNALYYDPENQLAKQTLTDYYNKQQTPPDSSVTQ; translated from the coding sequence ATGGCAGCACCAGAGGTCCAATCTGAAATCAGCGAGCCCTCCGTCCCCCGTAGACGGGTGGTTAAGGTTCTGGCTGCGTTGGTTGTGCTGGTTGTCGTTGGAGTGTTCTGGGGAAAGACTGCCTGGATTAATTTTTGTCAGTGGCAGGCGGAGAGCCAGCTGGCAGACCGTCACACAGAAGCTGCCTTGCAGTGGATTACGCGTGCTTACGAAGCGGATACTGAAAATCCAGAGACACTGTTGATTATGGCGCGTGCCCATCGCCGTTCCAGTCAGATTGAGTCCGCGGTTGAAGACTTGACCAGACTGTATCAGATAACCGGTAATACGGAAGATCTGCAACGGGAGCAGTGGCTGGTTGAAGCCCAGGTTGGTGATCTGCAAAATCTGGAACAGCACCTGGCTGACATGCTGATTGATCCACGGGGGAGGGCCCCCGATATTTGTGAGACATTTGTCAACAGCTGCGTGCTCAATTATCGTTTTCATGATGCCAAACGGGTTCTCGAAGTCTGGCAGGCCGATTTTCCCGAAGATCCTCTCCCGCATTATTATCGCGGACGGATTCTGGAACATGAAGGAGACTGGAATCAGGCCGTTACCGAATTTGAAGCGGCTTTGAAACGGGATCCGGAGCACATTCCCTCCGCTTATAATCTGGCCCGGATCAGACTGGCCCAGAATCAGGCGGAAGCGGCGCTGAAGAACTACCGTAGCATCACAGAAATTCAGCCGGATCATGCGGCAGCGCTCGTCGGTACTGCGATCTGTTTACGGATGCAGCAGGAAGTCGATGAGGCACGCGAAACGCTGGCAAAAGCACAGGCGATTCCAGAAGCCCGGAGGCAGAAAGATTTTCAGCGCGTCGGCGATCCCGCTTACGAGGCGCGGAGTACCATTTCGCGGGAACAGGGACAGCTTGAGCTGGCTGCAGGGAATTACGAACAGGCTCTGGTCCATCTGCAGGAAGCACTCGCGCGGAATCCCAAAGATCGCAAAGCCCGGCTGGCCCTGGCGAACGCCCTGCGTGGTCAGGGAAAACTGGAAGAGGCACAGGAACAGCTCAAGATTGTCGAAGAGACACAGCAGGCGGTGAAACGCCTGGATGAGTGTTTCGATCAACTGCACAAGGATCTCGAGAATGCAGAACTGCGTGCGGAGATCGGTACGATCTTTTTAAAATACATTTCGGAAGATCAGGGTATCGTCTGGTTAAAAAACGCACTCTATTACGATCCAGAAAATCAGTTGGCAAAACAGACTCTGACTGACTACTACAACAAACAGCAAACCCCGCCTGATTCGTCTGTCACACAATAA